One genomic segment of Vulpes vulpes isolate BD-2025 chromosome 2, VulVul3, whole genome shotgun sequence includes these proteins:
- the ZBTB26 gene encoding zinc finger and BTB domain-containing protein 26, producing the protein MSERSDLLHFKFENYGDSMLQKMNKLREENKFCDVTVLIDDIEVQGHKIVFAAGSPFLRDQFLLNDSREVKISILQSSEVGRQLLLSCYSGVLEFPEMELVNYLTAASFLQMSHIVERCTQALWKFIKPKQPMDSKEGCEPQSASPQSKEQQGDARGSPKQDSPCIHPSEDSMDMEDSDIQIVKVESIGDVSEVRSKKDQNQFISSEPTALHSSEPQHSLINSTVENRVSEIEQNHLHNYALSYAGSDNIIMASKDVFGPNIRGVDKGLQWHHQCPKCTRVFRHLENYANHLKMHKLFMCLLCGKTFTQKGNLHRHMRVHAGIKPFQCKICGKTFSQKCSLQDHLNLHSGDKPHKCNYCDMVFAHKPVLRKHLKQLHGKNSFDNANERNVQDLTVDFDSFACTTVTDSKGCQPQPDATQVLDAGKLAQAVLNLRNDSTCVN; encoded by the coding sequence ATGTCTGAAAGATCAGATCTCCTTCACTTCAAGTTTGAAAATTATGGAGATTCAATGttacaaaaaatgaacaaattaagagaagagaataaattttGTGATGTTACAGTTCTCATAGATGATATTGAGGTACAAGGGCATAAAATTGTGTTTGCTGCAGGTTCCCCCTTCCTAAGAGACCAGTTTTTACTGAATGATTCCAGAGAGGTGAAAATCTCCATATTGCAGAGTTCCGAAGTGGGGAGACAATTGCTCTTATCCTGTTATAGTGGTGTGCTGGAATTCCCTGAGATGGAACTGGTCAATTACTTGACTGCTGCAAGTTTTCTTCAGATGAGCCACATTGTAGAACGGTGCACGCAGGCCTTGTGGAAGTTTATAAAGCCAAAACAACCAATGGATAGTAAAGAGGGATGTGAACCGCAGAGTGCTTCTCCCCAGTCAAAAGAACAGCAGGGAGATGCCAGAGGCTCCCCAAAGCAGGATTCACCTTGTATTCATCCATCTGAAGACAGTATGGATATGGAGGACAGTGATATTCAGATTGTTAAGGTAGAGTCTATTGGGGATGTATCCGAGGTTAGAAGTAAAAAAGATCAGAATCAGTTTATTTCTTCTGAACCCACTGCTTTACATTCATCAGAGCCCCAGCATTCCCTGATAAATTcaactgtggaaaacagagtAAGTGAAATAGAACAAAACCATCTCCACAATTATGCCCTCTCTTACGCAGGCAGTGATAATATCATCATGGCCTCAAAAGATGTCTTTGGGCCTAATATTCGAGGTGTAGACAAAGGCCTACAGTGGCATCACCAGTGCCCAAAGTGTACCAGGGTGTTTCGTCACCTGGAGAACTAcgccaaccatttaaaaatgcacaaactCTTTATGTGTCTACTCTGCGGCAAGACTTTTACTCAGAAAGGCAACCTTCATCGACACATGCGTGTACATGCCGGCATTAAACCTTTCCAGTGTAAGATCTGTGGGAAAACCTTTTCTCAGAAGTGTTCCTTACAGGATCATCTTAACCTTCACAGTGGAGATAAGCCCCATAAGTGTAACTATTGTGACATGGTTTTTGCACATAAGCCAGTTTTGAGGAAACATCTTAAACAGCTGCATGGCAAAAACAGCTTTGATAATGCCAATGAAAGAAATGTGCAAGACCTCACAGTGGATTTTGATTCTTTTGCATGTACAACAGTCACAGACTCTAAAGGGTGTCAGCCACAGCCTGATGCAACACAGGTCCTGGATGCAGGTAAACTGGCCCAAGCAGTCTTGAACTTAAGAAATGATAGTACTTGTGTGAATTGA